CGAGCATCTCCTCGGCCTCCTCGAGGGTGATCCCCGCCCAGAGGACGATCACACAGAGGACGATCAACAGCGGGAACATGTTGCCGACGATACTGCGGACCTCCCAGCTCCCGAGCGAGCCCTGGGGAACGACCATCAGATCAGCACCTCCACGATGCCGATCGCGAACAGCATAAAGAGCATCCCGAAGATGTCACCAAGCGTCGTCACGATGGGGCCGACGAGGTTGTCGGGATCGTAGCCGTACTTGAAGCCGGCGAAGATCAGCGCCAGTAGGCCGAAGATGAGCACGACCGACGTCAACACGCCGGCGATCAGCATGATCCCGACGAGCTCGTACAGCGCGGCGACCTCCCAGCCCAGTATCAGTAGCGCGAGCCAGGTGATCACGCCGATCACGATCGAGATCCCGATCCCGTTGATAAAGGAGGCGGTGACCGCGTTGACGAGTCGCTGGTCGCGTTCGAACTTCGGCTCGATCAGTCCCTGGTGGAGCCCGCTCGAGATCCGCCCCCCGAGCGCGCCGTAGACGTTACCCCGCGTGGCGAGGAAGACGGGTATCATCACCAGCAGTCCGGGGAACCGTTCGACGCTTTCGACCATTCCCTCGAGCACCAGGCCGGCGAACAGGCCACCGCCGAGGGCGATCAGCAGGATGGGTAGCGCCTCGCGGTAGATCGACCAGAACTCCTCCCGTACGCTCATAGCAGTATCTTTCGTAGTCGACTGTTAAACGTATCGGGAAGGAATAGCAAGCCGTCGGCCGTTCGACGACGGCCCGCTGTCCGGACCGACTGGTGCGAGAGCTGCCGTATAGGTCCGATGTGTGTGCCGATATCGTGGGAATATATTTCAAACTTAGCCCTAGACCGAAACCACTTTTAGGCATGTCTAACGAACGAACAGCGTATGCTGAACACCAACCACAGCAATCCGTTCGGCGCCGAGACGACGATCAACGACACCGTCCGCGAGCGTGGTCGGACGCTCGAGGAGCTGGTGGGCGACCTGCTCGAGGGCGAGTTCGCCGGAGTACTTCGGTTCCACATTCGGGGTGAAGTGTATGGGGGCTGCTGACGACCTCGAGTTCCACGCCGACCGCGTAAGCGAGGTAACCGACGAGGAGTACGTCTCGATCACCCAGGAGACGTTCGTCGGTCCGGCGATCGACAAGTTCCGCGAGTTCGAACCGGTCTCGGACGAAACGACCGTTTACTACCTGTACGTCACCGACAACGCGGGTCGGCTCGTCGGCGTCATGTCCCTTCGGGAACTGCTCAACGCCCCCGAGGACGACGTCGTCGAGGACCACATGGTGACCGACCTCGTGACGATCGACGCCGACGCAGATCCGGAGTTCGCCGCCGACGAGATCGCCGAACGGGACTTTCCCGCCTTGCCCGTTATCGACGACGACGGCCTCCTCGTCGGCGTCCTCCGTACCGAGGACATGATCGAGGTCGTTGAGGAGGAAGCCACCGAGGACATCCTCAAGAGCGCGGGCTTTTCGTTCGCCGACGTCGAGAGCTCCCGGAGTTCGGCGATCCTCGAGTCGTCGATTCCGAAGATCCTTCGGCTGCGACTCCCGTGGCTGATCGTCGCACTCGCCGGCGGACTGATGGCTGGTGGTGTCATCGAACAGTTCGAGGACACCCTCGAGGCCGTCGTCGCGCTCGCCTTCTTCGTTCCTGTCATCATGGACATGGGCGGCAACGTCGGTACGCAGGCGTCGACGATCTTCGTTCGCGGGCTCGCGTTGGGCCATATCGACGACCGCAACGCGATGCGACACTTCGCTCGCGAGGGGCTGATCGGACTACTGATCGGGGTTATCATCGGCGCTATCGGCGCCGGTGCGGCCTACGTCTGGCAGATCAACGAGCCGTACGCCCTCGAGCTGGCGACGGTCGTCTTCGTCGGGCTCGTCTCGGTCTGTGTCGTGGCGTCGGTCGTCGGCTACGTGATCCCCTGGATCATGAACAAGCTCGGGTTCGACCCCGCGGCCGCCTCGGACCCGCTGATCACGACGGTCAAGGACATCACCGCGCTCCTGATCTACTTCGGGCTCGCGGCCGTCCTGCTGGCCGAACTGCTCTGAACGCGGTCCGCCCGCGTGTCGTCGGTTCCATTTTTGTAGTCCGAACCGAATAGTCGTCATATGAGCCAGCAGGTTCTCGTTCCGGTCGACGGCTCCCGTCCGTCCCGGGCCGCCCTCGAGTACGCCCGCGAGCAGTTCCCCGACGCCGAGCTAACCCTGCTGTACGTCGCCGACCCGATGACCGATTACAGCCGCCAGCGCGCCTACCCGGGCTACACGGCCGAGGACGAGTACAAATCCGAACGCGAGAAGGGCGAGGCCGTCCTCGAGTCGTTCGAGGAGACGCTGCCGGACGCCCTCACGGTCGAGACGACCGTCGAAGCGGGCGATCCGGCTCGAACCATCGTTCAGTACGCCGACGACCACGGCGTCGACGGGATCGTCCTCGGCAGCCACGGACGCGAGGGCGTCGCGAGGTACCTGCTGGGAAGCGTGGCCGAAACAGTCGTTCGGCGGGCGGCCGTCCCAGTGACGGTTATCAACGACCACGAAGCCTAAAGCGCGGCCACGAGGACCCAGGCGAGCCCGATCGCCGCGAGCGAGAGCGCGAGGTTCCCCGCCGCGTTCGCGACCGCGAGCTTTCGATCCCCGCGCTCGTAGAGCTGGACCGTCTGGACCGAGAACGACGAGAACGTGGTAAACGCCCCGCAGATACCGATCCCGATCAGCTGGATCGCCGACTCACCCACCCCTGCGAACGTGGCCGCTCCGAAGACGAAGCTCCCGACGACGTTGACGACCAGCGTCGGCCACGGATACTGCTCGTCGGAGAGCTGCTCGTAGACGGCGTAGCGCAACAGGGCACCGATCGCACCGCCGATACCGACGAGGTGAGCGGCCTCGAACTCGAGGGCGCCGTCCTCGATGACGGGCTCGAGAACGAGGACGACGGCGAGGGCCGACGCCGGCGACTCGAGCGCGGTCACGCCGTCTCACCGCCGGCTGTCGCCGGCCGCCAGTCGCGGATCTTGCGGGCGAGCTCCCGTCCCACGAGCACCCCGGTGAAGCCGAGACCGTAGTTGGCGACGACGATGCCGACGAGCAGCCACGGCTCGGCGGCGATGGCGGTCTGGACCGCGAACGTGCTGTAGGTCGTCAGCGAGGAGAGAAAGCCGGTTGTAAACACCAGCCTGGCCTTCCGGTCGACGACGCCGGTGTACTGGGCCTCATAGACCACGAAGCCGAGCAAGAAGCTTCCGACGACGTTGACGACGAGTACGGCGAGGACGTCGGAAAGGAGTCCGAGGGTGAAAAACCGGAGGTTCGAACCGGCGAAGCCGCCGATCGCGATCAGTGCGAGCGTCTCGAGTCGGACGAGCGGGTGGTCGGTCATGGCTGACAGGTTCGGCAGGGACCGTCAGCCGGTCGTTCGACCGCTCGGCTGGAACCGAGCGGAGCCGTGTGGCCAGCCCGCGGCTGCCAGCGGGGTTGAACGAGTCACCGGCGGTTGTGACAGGCGGGCCCCATCGCCTGGACAGCGACTCGTTCTCACACCACCCCGATGAGGATTTCGGAAGCCGGATCCGATCGGCGAGAAGGAAAAGACCCAAGTTTAGACTGGATCTAAACGACGTATGGTCGACGAGGCGGGACGCGACGGGTTCACGCGAGCGTCGTGGGCGAACGTCCTCGGCAACGCCGTCAAGATCGTCGTCGAGGGCGCCGTCGGACTCGCTTTCGGCAGCGTCGCGCTCGTGGCCGACGCGGCTCACTCGATCGCCGACCTCGTCGCGAGCCTCGTCGTCCTCGTCTGGGGCCGAAGCTCCTTCGAGGAGCCCGACGACACCCACCCCCACGGCCACGAGCGAATCGAACCGCTGACGGCGCTATTTGTCGGTGCGGTCATCGCCTTGCTCGGTCTCAACCTGCTGTACGAGTCCGCACAGGGGGTCGTTCACGGCGTCGACGTCGTTTTCCATCCGCTGTTGCTCGGTGCCCTCGCGTTCGCGATCGTCGATATGTATCTCGTCTACCGCTACACCGAGTACATCAACGAGACGCTCGGGTCGACCGCGCTCGAGGCGCTGGCGACGGACTGTCTGAACGATATCTACACCTCTTTCGCCGCGGTTGTCGGCGTCGTTGGCGTCCTGCTGGGCCACCCGTTGCTCGATCCGATCGCCGGCGGGCTCGTCAGCCTGCTGGTCATCTACCAGGGCGTCGAGATCGGCCGCGAGAACGTCGGCTACCTCGTCGGCGCCTCGCCGGAGCCGACGAAGCGAGCGGAGGTAACCGAGATCCTCCGGGACCACCCCGCCGTCGAGGGGGTCCACGACCTCACCGTCTTCTACGACGGGCCCGTCCTCGAGGTCGAGGTCCACGTCGAAGTCGACGGCGACATGCCGTTCCGACGGGCCCACGACGTCGAGTCGGAGCTGGTCGCCAGCCTCCGCGGGATCGAGGACGTCGGCGACGCACACGTTCATCTCGATCCCTCGGGGATCGGCGAGTGGAAGGATCGGGCCGACCGGTAGGCTGGCCGGGACGCCAGCTTTTATTTCGTCTGCCGACGGGCTACCGGTATGGAAATCGGTGACGTCCGAGAGGTCACGACGGGCGACTGTTCGGACCTTTACTATGTCGATACCGGGATGTACGAGACGGGCGGGTACGGGTCCGTATACATCGTCGACGACGAGCGACCCGCGATCGTCGACACCGGGATCGGGACGAACTACGAACGGATCCTCGAGGCCCTCGAGGAGGTCGGTATCGCTTCCGAGGACCTCGAGGTCATCGCGGTAACACACATTCACCTCGATCACGCCGGCGGAGCGGGCTTTCTCGCCGAGGCGTGTCCGAACGCCGACGTCTACGTCCACCCGATCGGCACCGACCATCTCGCGGATCCCTCGCGGCTGGTCGCGGGCACGAAGGCCGCGGTCGGCGACCAGTGGCAGTACTACGTCGAGCCAAAACCCGTCCCCGAAGAGCGTCTCGTCGAGATCGAGGACGGCGACGCCATCGACCTCGGCGACCACGAGCTGCGGGTTCACGAGACTCCCGGCCACGCCCCCCACCAGGTCATCTTCGAGGATCCCGCAAACGACGCGGTGTTTACGGCCGACGCCGCAGGGATCTGGGTACCCGAACGCGAGGAGATCAGGGAGACCTCGCCCCCCTCGAACTTCCACCTCGAACGCTGTCTCGAGGACGTCGAGACCCTCAAAGCGATCGACCCCGACGTGCTCTGTTACGCTCACTTCGGCCCGCGCTACGTCGGCGACGACGCCGAGTCGGCCCTCGAGGCGTACGCGACCGTCCTCGATGAGTGGGTCGGCGACGTCGAGACGAAACGCGAGGAGCTCGAGAACGACGACGCCGTCGTCGACCACTTTGCCTCCAGATCGGATCTGGGCGACGCCTGGGGCGAGCACAAGGCCGGTGCCGAGGCCGCCATGAACGTCCGTGGCGTGCTTGGCTATCTGGACCACCGCGACTGACCGACGATTCCCGCGTTTTCGGCCAGTCGACCGATACCGCACCGAATAAACAGGATGATAGATGAAATACGTTTCAGCACGTTTTATCGCTCGGGAGGTACTGCCACACTGGTATGCACTGGCGGGACGCCGAACGAGAGTACGAGGACGCGGTCATCGGTGAAACGACGCTCGGGCGGCTGTTCGACGACGCCGTCGAGCGCTACCCCAACCGGCCGGCACAGCGGTACAAAGGCGGGATCTACGACCGCTCGCTGACCGACGCCGTCCTCGAACCCGCCGACCCCGGCTCGTTCCGGGCGATTTCCTACACCGAGATGCGAACGATCGTCCGCAACCTCGCAGCGGGCTTTCGCGAACTCGGTATCGAGTCGGGCGACCGCGTCGGCATCTTCGCGGATACGCGCATGGAGTGGGCTCAGACCGACTTCGCCGCGCTCTCGGCGGGCGCGGTCGTCACGACGGTCTACACCAGCTCCTCGCCCGACCAGGTCCGGTACCTGCTCGACGACCCCGACGCCGACGCAGTTGTCGTCGAGAACGAGGCGTTGCTCGAGCGCGTCCTCGAGGTCGAGGACGATCTCGATCTCGAGGCGATCGTCTCGATGGATGCCCTCGAGGGGTACGACGATCGCGACGACATCTTGACGCTCGCGGACGTCTACGCCCACGGCGAGGACGCCTTCGAGCTCGAGGCCTACGAGGAGTGGCTCGACGAGCCCGAGCTGGACGATCTCGCGAGCCTCATCTACACGAGCGG
This genomic window from Natronococcus occultus SP4 contains:
- the mgtE gene encoding magnesium transporter; this translates as MGAADDLEFHADRVSEVTDEEYVSITQETFVGPAIDKFREFEPVSDETTVYYLYVTDNAGRLVGVMSLRELLNAPEDDVVEDHMVTDLVTIDADADPEFAADEIAERDFPALPVIDDDGLLVGVLRTEDMIEVVEEEATEDILKSAGFSFADVESSRSSAILESSIPKILRLRLPWLIVALAGGLMAGGVIEQFEDTLEAVVALAFFVPVIMDMGGNVGTQASTIFVRGLALGHIDDRNAMRHFAREGLIGLLIGVIIGAIGAGAAYVWQINEPYALELATVVFVGLVSVCVVASVVGYVIPWIMNKLGFDPAAASDPLITTVKDITALLIYFGLAAVLLAELL
- a CDS encoding universal stress protein; the protein is MSQQVLVPVDGSRPSRAALEYAREQFPDAELTLLYVADPMTDYSRQRAYPGYTAEDEYKSEREKGEAVLESFEETLPDALTVETTVEAGDPARTIVQYADDHGVDGIVLGSHGREGVARYLLGSVAETVVRRAAVPVTVINDHEA
- a CDS encoding cation diffusion facilitator family transporter — translated: MVDEAGRDGFTRASWANVLGNAVKIVVEGAVGLAFGSVALVADAAHSIADLVASLVVLVWGRSSFEEPDDTHPHGHERIEPLTALFVGAVIALLGLNLLYESAQGVVHGVDVVFHPLLLGALAFAIVDMYLVYRYTEYINETLGSTALEALATDCLNDIYTSFAAVVGVVGVLLGHPLLDPIAGGLVSLLVIYQGVEIGRENVGYLVGASPEPTKRAEVTEILRDHPAVEGVHDLTVFYDGPVLEVEVHVEVDGDMPFRRAHDVESELVASLRGIEDVGDAHVHLDPSGIGEWKDRADR
- a CDS encoding fluoride efflux transporter FluC; translated protein: MTDHPLVRLETLALIAIGGFAGSNLRFFTLGLLSDVLAVLVVNVVGSFLLGFVVYEAQYTGVVDRKARLVFTTGFLSSLTTYSTFAVQTAIAAEPWLLVGIVVANYGLGFTGVLVGRELARKIRDWRPATAGGETA
- a CDS encoding magnesium transporter — protein: MSVREEFWSIYREALPILLIALGGGLFAGLVLEGMVESVERFPGLLVMIPVFLATRGNVYGALGGRISSGLHQGLIEPKFERDQRLVNAVTASFINGIGISIVIGVITWLALLILGWEVAALYELVGIMLIAGVLTSVVLIFGLLALIFAGFKYGYDPDNLVGPIVTTLGDIFGMLFMLFAIGIVEVLI
- a CDS encoding MBL fold metallo-hydrolase; translation: MEIGDVREVTTGDCSDLYYVDTGMYETGGYGSVYIVDDERPAIVDTGIGTNYERILEALEEVGIASEDLEVIAVTHIHLDHAGGAGFLAEACPNADVYVHPIGTDHLADPSRLVAGTKAAVGDQWQYYVEPKPVPEERLVEIEDGDAIDLGDHELRVHETPGHAPHQVIFEDPANDAVFTADAAGIWVPEREEIRETSPPSNFHLERCLEDVETLKAIDPDVLCYAHFGPRYVGDDAESALEAYATVLDEWVGDVETKREELENDDAVVDHFASRSDLGDAWGEHKAGAEAAMNVRGVLGYLDHRD
- a CDS encoding fluoride efflux transporter FluC — translated: MTALESPASALAVVLVLEPVIEDGALEFEAAHLVGIGGAIGALLRYAVYEQLSDEQYPWPTLVVNVVGSFVFGAATFAGVGESAIQLIGIGICGAFTTFSSFSVQTVQLYERGDRKLAVANAAGNLALSLAAIGLAWVLVAAL